The sequence TTTATATTTTTTACAATCAAAAACAGAGTTTTTATTGCACTCCGAATATCATCATTCAAAAATACAAAATAACAACTTGAAGCTCGATAATGGCAACTTGGATTTGCCAGTTAGCCATAATCAGTAGACCTCCGCCCACTACCATTCCAGGTCGCTCAGCAAGAAATCTCCGATCACCCGATCCTTATGAAAATTTTCAGTGTCCCGCGCAACACGACCAGTCGGCCCATATCCATGTCCTTCCCGCATTTCAGTACTTGAAGTACAAAATCCCCAGGCCAGGTTTACCTTCTGCTTTCCTTGCGTCCCTACTTCTAGCGGGCAAATCAATCGTTTTTGCATCGCGCCATCCTAAAGCCTGAAAAATCCCCTCAGCCATATTGACAAACGGCATGAATTTTCTTGAAATACTAAATGCGATAATGGCATATATCACGAAACTAATTATGCCACCATCGCCCATTAATCCAACAAAAGCGCGCCAATCGCTGTCATGATTCACCCAGAAAATCACACCCATAACGCAGCAAGAAGCCAAAAATATGCCCCCAAAAATCCAAACAAACCATTTCAGAGTATTTATATAATGTGCGATCCGGCCACGCGAACAATGTGGATATAAAGCGATAATTCGATCACGCGGCTTGAGCATCGCGAATGCTCGATACGTACCATCTCGCAATAATTCCGCCACAACATCTACTTCGTCTCCATTATTGAAAGGGGACCACATCAACCATCCCGATATCTTTTTCCCGTCCAGCTCGAACTGAATTCTGTCGGCCTCTTCTTTCGTCCCCGCCAGGGCTGCTAGCCCGATGGCACCGCCAGAACCAACCAACGCCGCAGCCACTGCAGTCAGTCCGGCTGCCGAACGATCGGAATCGTCCAACAGAAAATCCCCCGTCGTTCTCTGCTTACTGAATTTCTCTATCGTCCCATGCAGAATCACTGCTCGATCGCAGTTCATGTACATTGCCCTCTCTTTTCATCGTCTCCTCGAACTTGAGGCCAACCGTCGGCGCGACCTTCGAGGAAACAAAACCTTGTCGATCTGGCATGTCCGATCGACGTGCGCACAAGCAGAATTTCCGGATATCCA comes from Burkholderia savannae and encodes:
- a CDS encoding putative type VI secretion system effector; the encoded protein is MYMNCDRAVILHGTIEKFSKQRTTGDFLLDDSDRSAAGLTAVAAALVGSGGAIGLAALAGTKEEADRIQFELDGKKISGWLMWSPFNNGDEVDVVAELLRDGTYRAFAMLKPRDRIIALYPHCSRGRIAHYINTLKWFVWIFGGIFLASCCVMGVIFWVNHDSDWRAFVGLMGDGGIISFVIYAIIAFSISRKFMPFVNMAEGIFQALGWRDAKTIDLPARSRDARKAEGKPGLGILYFKY